The genomic segment gagaggagGAGCGAAAGAAatgaccagaagttggagaaattaatgttcatgccatcaggttggagaccaccCAACCAGAATATGAGATattgtttctccaacctaagAGCGGTCTTATCATGGAAGTAGAGAATGCCATGGActgaaatgtcagaatgggattggggagtagaattaaaatgggtgaccactgggagatctggTTTGTTGTGCCAGGTGGAACAAATGTACTCGACGTAGTGGTCACCACtttgtcaggtctcaccgatgtagaggagcaCCTTCCCACAAAGGTTCCTTAAATGCTTCAGATCATTCAAGTTCAAGCATTATTGAGTTATAACATCAATTCATTCCCAAACACTCAAAGGCATTGCCTGATTTGACAGCGGTGAGCATGGGCCAGAGCCTCACGAACTGTACTAGCTGTTCTGTGACAGCACCCAGGTGCTGTGCTCACAGACCAATGCTGGAATTAAACTCTAAATTCTGGAATGTGCTGAGCTCTGATAGCATCACCCGAACTGCTGTTTGGTAGCTCCTAtgcataaagtggccactgagtgtacgtttgtcatctctgctgctgtagcccatccacttcgaggttcaatatgtgcattcagagctgctcttctacacaccactgttgaaacacatgattatttgagttactgttgccttcttatcagcttgaaccagtctggccattctcctccaacctctcacattaacaaggtgttttcacccacagaactgccgctcactgaatgttttttgtttctcacactctgctctgtaaactccagatattgctgtatgtgaaaatcccagatcagcagtttctgagatactcaaatcatccTGTCGGGTACCAACAgctattccacggtcaaagtcatttagataacatatcttccccattctgatctttggtctgaacaacaactcaacctcttgactatgtctgcatgcttttgtgcattaaattcctgccacttgattggctgattaattgaattgactttcttacttacatccttcatattccTAGACactagaacactatagcacagtacaggcccttcggccctcaatgttgtgccgacccatatattccttttaaaaaaagtactaaccccacactaccccataaccctctatttttctttcatccatgtgcccattcaagaggctcttaagtacccctaatgttttagcctgcaccaccatccctggcaagtcattccaggcactcacaaccctctgtgtaaaaatttaacccctgatgtctcccctaaacttccatcccttaattttgtacatatgccctctggtgtttgctgttcgtgccctgggaaacaagtactggctatccaccctatctatgcctctcataatcttgtaggcctctatcaagtcccctctcatccttctacatgccaaggagaaaagtcccagctgtgctaaccttgcctcataagacttgttttccaatccaggcaacatcctggtaaatctcctctgcaccctctccatagcttccacatccttcctataatgaggaaaccagaattgaacacaatactctaagtgcggtctcatcagagatttgtagagttgcaacatgacctctctactcttgaactcaatccccccattaatgaagcctagcatcccataggccttcttaactatcctatcaacctgcgcagcgaccttgagggatatatggatttgaaccccaaggtccctttgttcatccacactcctaAGTAAcagaccattaatcctgtactcagctttctggtttgtccttccaaaatgcatcacctcacacttatctggattgaactccatctgctacttttctgcccaactctgcatcctgcctatatctgggagtacagttggacgagaagctagactggactgccaacacagatgccttgtgcaggaaggcacagagtcgactgtacttccttagaaggttggcgtcattcaatgtctgcagtgagttcctgaagatgttctataggtcagttgttgagagcgccctcttctttgtggtggcgtgttggggaggaagcattaagaagaaggacgcctcacgtcttaataagctgataaggaaggcgggctctgtcgtgggcaaagtactggagagtttaacatcggtagctgagcgaagggcactgagtaggctacggtcaattatggaaaaccctgaacatcctctacatagcaccatccagagacagagaagcagtttcagcgacaggttactgtcgatgcaatgctccttagacaggatgaagaggtcaatactccccaatgccattaggctttacaattcaactgccaggacttaagaactttttttttaaagctattattaatgccttgagttagtgatttagatgcatatcatattattactgagttaagtattgtatgtaatgagtttttgctacaacaagtgtatgggacattggaaaaatgttgaatttccccatggggatgaataaagtatctatctatctatctatctatatcctcgtgcaaccttcgacaacctacagctccatccacagctcctccaatcttcgtgtcatctgcaaacttactcacccatccttccgcctctacatccaggtcatttataaaaatcacaaagagcaggggtctcaggacagatccctgcggcactccactagtcaccgacctccaggcagaataccttccttccacaactaccctctgctttcttcctttaagccaattttttatccaaacagccaaggttccacttatcccatgcctcatgactttctggatgagtccgtgagggaccttgtcaaatgctttgctaaaatcctTGTATACCACAACtaccgccctaccctcatcaatttcttttgttacctcttcaaaaaactgaattaggctcgtgaggcacgaccttcccttcacaaagccatgttgactatccttgagtagactgtacttctccaaatgctcatagatcctatgcttaagaatcctttccaatacaAATGTTTGTAGTTTGCAGActaccgacgtaagactcaccggtctatagttcccagattTCTCCCTATtaacttttttaaacaagggaactacatttgcaattctccaatcctccagcacctccgctgcagccaaagaggattcaaagatcatagctactgctccagcgatctcttctctcaattcccacagcaacctggggtatatcacgtccagccctggggacttatcaatcttgatgttttttaagaagatccaatacTTCTTCtttcttaatctccacattgtccagcacaaaggcctgttctattttgacctcaccctgatcaaggtccttttcacttgtgaatactgaagcaaaatattcatttaggacctccccaacctcttccgcctccaggcacattctgccttctttatccttcattcttgtcatccttctgttcttttcatacgcatagaacaccttggggttctccttaatcctacatgccaaggccttctcatgcccctttcgagctttcctaagtcctttcttaagctccttcctggctaccctatatttctcatgagcccctcctgcttcctgcttcttatatctaacatatgcttccttttccctcttgatgagttgcctcatgtgtttcatcagccacggttcccttttcctaccattttttcctttccTCAATTaaacaaacctatcctgaacccagctcaagtggtccctaaacttcttccacattacttctgtgctttcacctttgaacatctgtttccaatttactctcgctagttcctgcctcatcccttcaaagttagcccttccccagttaagcactttaccattttgtctgattttatccctttcccatagctatgctgaagctaagggagttgtggtcactctcaccaaaatgctcccccaccaagaggtctgttacctgaccaggttcgttactcagaactagatccagtatagcctctcctctcgtcagcgggtccacatactgtgtctggaatccttcttgaacacacctgacaagttcagccccatctatcccccttgcacccaggaggtgccaatcaatatgagggaagttgaaatcacccataactactaccctgtatttcctgcaccattctaaaatctggcTACTTATCTGCTTcttggtgtcccgagggctatttgggggcctataggcTACTCCCAGCAcggtgattgatcccttcctatttctgacttccacccagacagactcagtggacactccctcagcagcgtcctccctttctacagctgtgatactatccctgaccagcaatgccactcccccactccttttctccctcccatcctattccttttaaaacacttaaaccccgggacctgcatcagtCCTTCCTCCGGcaaagtttcagtaatggccacaacatcgtagttccatgtactgatccatgctctaagttcatcccctttaGGAATATTAGGAATACCTAATACTCCTAGTGTTGAAataaacacatttcaacccctttaactggctacatttatgttttgtcccctgaggagtaaaagtctttacgttacatctccatttaaatgtgcaatgtgcaattatagtaatttataataaatattatgtacaacaggatagtcgatataacatagaaatacagttgcgtcagcatgaattaaccagacgatggcctggtggaagaagctgtcctggagcctgttggtcctggcttttgtagatagatagatagatagatagatagatagatactttattcatccccatggggaaattcaacattttttccaatgtcccatacacttgttgtagcaaaaactcattacatacaatacttaactcagtaataatatgatatgcatctaaatcactaactcaaaaagcattaataatagctttaaaaaagttcttaagtcctggcagttgaattgtaaagcctaatggcattggggagtattgacctcttcatcctgtctgaggagcattgcatcgacagtaacctgtcgctgaaactgcttctctgtctctggatggtgctatgtagaggatgttcagggttttccataattgaccgtagcctactcagtgcccttcgctcagctaccgatgttaaactctccagtactttgcccacgacagagcccgccttccttatcagcttattaagacgtgaggcgtccttcttcttaatgcttcctccccaacacgccaccacaaagaagagggcgctctcaacaactgacctatagaacatcttcaggaactcactgcagacattgaatgacgccaaccttctaaggaagtacagtcgactctgtgccttcctgcacaaggcatctgtgttggcagtccagtctagcttctcgtccaactgtactcccagatacttgtaggtcttaacctgctccacacattctccattaatgatcactggctccatatgaggcctagatctcctaaagtccaccaccatctccttggtcttggtgacattgagacgcaggtagtttgagttgcaccatatcacaaagtcctgtatcagtttcctatactcctcctcctgtccattcctgacgcaccccactatggccgtgtcatcagcgaacttctgcacatggcaggactctgagttatattggaagtcagatgtgtacagggtgaacaggaccggagagagtacggttccctgtggcgctcctgtgctgctgaccaccgtgtcagacctacagtctcccaaccgcacatactgaggtctatctgtcaagtagtccactatccaatccaccatgtgagagtctactcccatctccgttagtactgcagcagctggaacagtttgtggttggggtgactcgggacctcagtgatccttcgggccctttttacacacctgtctttgtaaatgtcctgaatagtaggaagttcacaactacagatgtgctgggctgtccgcaccactctctgcagagtcctgcgattaagggaagtacagttcccataccaggcagtgacgcagccagtcaggatgctctcaattgtgcccctgtagaaagttcttgggatttgggggcccataccaaacttcctcaaccatctgaggtgaaagaggcactgttgtgtctttttcatcaaaaagctggtatgtacagatctcatgagatcctcggtgatgtgtatactgaggaatttaaagctgttcatcttctcaatcccagatccattgatgtcaatagggtctAGCCaatctctattcctcctgtaatccacaaccagctccttcatttttgtgacattgaggagaggttgttttcttaaatataagaccataggacataggagtagaattaggccattcagcccattgagtctgctctgccatttcatcatggctgatcctggatcccactcaaccccatacacctgtcctttcaccatatcccttgatgctccAAGCAATCAGGAATCGTATCagtttttgctttaaatatacccatgggctTGCTTCAACCatagtctgtgacagagcattctgcagattcaccactcttcagctaaacaaaattcctccttacgtctgttctaaaaggtcgcccttcAATTTTGAAGTTGTGCCCCcggttctggataccccccagAGTGatcatcctcgccacatccaccctatctagttctttcaactagatttcaatgagatttccatacatccttctaaattccagtgagtacaggcccaaagctgccaaacgcttcaCACAACTTAACCCCTTCTTTCCCAaaatcatctttgtgaatctcctctggactctctccaatgacaacacatcctttctgagatatggtgcccaaaactgttgacaatactccaagtgcagcctgattagtgtcttataaaggctcagcattatctccttgattttatattctattccccttgaaataactaCAAaccttgcacttgccttctttaccacagactcaaccagtaAATTAACGTTCTGTGAGTCTTGCATGACAATTCCTAAGTctgtctgcacctctgatgtttgaatcttctccccagtTAGGTAATAgtctacactattgttccttttaccaaaatgtattatcatacatttcccaacactggattccatctgccacttttttgcccagttTTCCAATTAGTTGAAAACctgttgcaattgcattgcttcctcagcactacctacacctccacctgtctttgtatcatcaacaaagccattaattccattatctaaatcactgacaaacaatgtgcaaagtaaCAGTCCCAAACCTGaccactgaggaacaccactagtcacaggaagccaaccaaaaaaggccccTTTTTTTCCCGCTGCctactgcctgtcagccattcctctacccattccagtatctttcttgtaacaccataggattttaagcagcctcatgtgtggcaccttatcaaacaccttctgaaaattcaagtaaatgacatcaaCTGCCTCTCCTTTGCTAACCCtgctttctcaaagaattccaatagatttgtcaggcaagattttcctttacagaaactatgctgactttgacttattttatcattagtctccaagtactgcatccgttatctcttcagcaacttttCTCAGAGCTCtgagatgtagtccatctagtccaggtgacttatcccccTTAAGACATTTCAGTTGCCTCacacttttcctttgtaatagcgatGACACTCATTCCTGCTCACTGACACTCACGAAACTCTGGCATAcacctagtgtcttccacagtaacgactgaagtgaagtatttgcattagcaagcaggtgtacagatgtacctaataaaatggcaaaCTGAGTGTATGTCGGTGTACTTTTGACAAATAGTAAAGTTGATGCAAAAAGTTTAATGTGTTCAACATAAATAATTTGACAAATTGTGATTCCATTAAAGGCGAAGAAGCAAAGATGAACAAATCCTGCCGTTTACCCACTGACTTAACTGAATGGACCAAAGAGCATGTGAAATCCTGGGTGACTGGTGAGCTGAAACTGGGTCAACAGTGTGGTGAGATATTGTACAATGAAGATGTCAGTGGAATGGTATTGGAAGGACTTACTAAAGCAGACATAAAAGAAATGGGCATAAAGGCTGGACCAGCAGCTCTGATAATAAATAAGCGTGATGAATTCGTCAAACGTTCAAAGAGTTCCACAAAGCAAACAACTGCTGAAAGATCCCTTTGCAAAGGATCAAATACTTCGGATTCTGAAGCACCTGAGTTACTCAACACAGAAGGTCAGAAGAGTAAATCAGCTTCCTCGGATCTCAACAAGAACCCCTCAGCACAGAAACACAGTACAAAGAGAAGGACAGGAGATCAAGTCACACAACCCAACTCAAGCCCCACAAATTCAGAGGAAAGTGAGACAAACGGACAAGAGACCATTGTTGCTGTTGCAAAGACAGAGTCCACCTCAGAATCTGAGGCAAGAAAAAACAAACAGCAGTTTGAAGAAAATGCCTCAAAACCAAGATGTGAGCCATATCCATTTGACCAGCGTCACATAGGTTCAAGGTATATTCAGAACTATGTCCTTCCTCCCGAAACAGGACCCTCCAATCTACTAGACCCAGTGCATGAGTTTAAGCTTTTTAATGTCCCTGAGAATGAAATGAGGGCAGACGTGATAGAAGATATGATGAAGAAGTTCAGTAATGAAGTTTTCAGGTTCTCAGCAGCATGTCTTAACAGCAGAACAAATGGGACCATCCATTTTGGGGTAGGAGACACAAAAAGTGGATACAAACATGGAGAGATTATAGGTGTGTATCTGGAGAACACTGACAAGTATGTTGATTGTTTGTGTAACAGCTTTTCTACTTACTTTGATAAGAAAGATGTTGAAGATGCAAAATCCTGCATTCGACCGCCCCGATTCGTGGAGGTTTTGAACTCAGATCAAACACTATCACAAAGATTTGTAATTGAAGTTGACATTGTGCCAAGCTCCGACATTTGTGGCTCTAAGTTGTATTATATTCACCTGCTGAATAAAAAGGGCAAGAAGTGGATGAAGGCCAAGGAGAAGCAGTTGTTCATACGTGATGGAACCAGTTCCAGAGATATTCTGGGAAATCAAAATATcacagagagagatgcagagcaCAACAGATTTCTCACTGAAACTTTAAAGGGCTTGGTCGAGATGCGACAAAAGGTTGAAGCAAAACCACAAAGAATGACAAAGACACAAGAAGGATACAATCTGATCCGGATGATTACAGGTGGCTCAGACATGATCGACACTTCCTATTATCAGTGGTACATTTTGGTGACGAATAAAGCACAGCAGAATCAAATTCAACATTTAGAGTTCCTAAACGAATTGAACTGGTTTTGTGTGTTAGAATTTGACCCTGAGTCTGTAAGCAGTGGGCTGTGTCATTCTTATCGTAAAGAGAGAACAGCAAATCTTCACTTCCCGGGACAGTTCCAGGATACTGATACATCACTTAATGAAAATATTGAGAAACTAAAATTGTACAAACAACCAAGCTGGATATTCTGCAATGGAAGATCAGATCTTGAAGTCCAGGAATACAAGCCACTACAACCCAAGCAGTGGTATAAAGAACGAGCTGCTGATGTCAGGAGGCTGGTTTCATTCCTGTGTCGATCAGACATCATGCCTAAAGGGAAATTTCTGGTAGTGTTTTTGCTGCTGGCTAAAGTAGATGATCAAAGAGATCCCTTTCTTGAAACCTTCTGTTCATTTTACCAGGAACTGGGAGGGGTCGAAGACATCAtgtgcatctgtggaaatgagcagacTTTCTTGCGTTGGAAGGATCTTATGCAATGCAGGTGTGATTCAGAGGAAGTTACCCAGAGATGTGTTTCTGCTTTAAGCCTGGCAGAAGTCAATGACACTATTCTGAAGATAAAATCGGTCACTCAGTCCACAAGGCGATTCTTGCCCTCAACATCTTCCTCATCTGTTGTTCTTAAGAAGAAAGATGAGGAACTTATGACAGCACTTGAAATTTTATGCGAAAATGAATGCGAGGATACTGACATAGAAAAGGATCAAAATAAGTTTAAGGAATTTCAAAAATCCAAGGAAGAACAGTTTTACAGAGGTGGTAAAGCATCATGGTGGAATTTTTACTTCTCCACAAAAGTTCCCTTTATCAAACGGCAAGGCTACGACCATCTTGTTGAGTTAATTAATGTAAAATCAACTTCTGCAACGTGTGCGATTATCAGTTTGTTTCATCATCCAGGCTGTGGTGGGACAACTTTGGCCATGCATGTTTTATGGGATTTAAGGAAAAAGTTTAGATGTGCTGTGTTGAGGAACAGTAAAGAAGATTCCTTGGAAGTTGGAAGACAAATTGTTGAGTTGGTGACCTATGGGACTTCCTGTCATCCTGTCTTACTTTTGGTAGATGACTTTGAAGAATTTGAAAATGTTCATGGGTTACAGAACTCAATTCAAAATGCTGTTGCTGAGAAAGGACTCCAATTTGATACACCATTGGTAATTATTTTGAACTGCATGAGGTCACAGGATCCAGTCAGGAGCTCAAAGATGATGGTGTTGGAAAGTATTGCGTTGAAGCATCAACTGACTGATGCTGAGCAACATTCATTTGAATCAAAACTTAAGGAAATtgaagaacaacacacaaaacctGAAGATTTCTACTCATTCATGATCATGAAGAGTAATTTTGATAAAAAGTACGTTGAAAATGTAGTCCATAATTTATTGAAGGATTTCGATATTGCAAAAAAGCAAGCACAGCTGATCTCATTCCTAGCTTTACTGAACTGGTATGTTAAAGATTCTTCCATATCAGTTTCAAAATGTGAAGAATTCTTGGGATTAGGACAAGTGAAAACCACA from the Hemitrygon akajei chromosome 20, sHemAka1.3, whole genome shotgun sequence genome contains:
- the LOC140713907 gene encoding sterile alpha motif domain-containing protein 9-like, which translates into the protein MQSTGEGPGEEAKMNKSCRLPTDLTEWTKEHVKSWVTGELKLGQQCGEILYNEDVSGMVLEGLTKADIKEMGIKAGPAALIINKRDEFVKRSKSSTKQTTAERSLCKGSNTSDSEAPELLNTEGQKSKSASSDLNKNPSAQKHSTKRRTGDQVTQPNSSPTNSEESETNGQETIVAVAKTESTSESEARKNKQQFEENASKPRCEPYPFDQRHIGSRYIQNYVLPPETGPSNLLDPVHEFKLFNVPENEMRADVIEDMMKKFSNEVFRFSAACLNSRTNGTIHFGVGDTKSGYKHGEIIGVYLENTDKYVDCLCNSFSTYFDKKDVEDAKSCIRPPRFVEVLNSDQTLSQRFVIEVDIVPSSDICGSKLYYIHLLNKKGKKWMKAKEKQLFIRDGTSSRDILGNQNITERDAEHNRFLTETLKGLVEMRQKVEAKPQRMTKTQEGYNLIRMITGGSDMIDTSYYQWYILVTNKAQQNQIQHLEFLNELNWFCVLEFDPESVSSGLCHSYRKERTANLHFPGQFQDTDTSLNENIEKLKLYKQPSWIFCNGRSDLEVQEYKPLQPKQWYKERAADVRRLVSFLCRSDIMPKGKFLVVFLLLAKVDDQRDPFLETFCSFYQELGGVEDIMCICGNEQTFLRWKDLMQCRCDSEEVTQRCVSALSLAEVNDTILKIKSVTQSTRRFLPSTSSSSVVLKKKDEELMTALEILCENECEDTDIEKDQNKFKEFQKSKEEQFYRGGKASWWNFYFSTKVPFIKRQGYDHLVELINVKSTSATCAIISLFHHPGCGGTTLAMHVLWDLRKKFRCAVLRNSKEDSLEVGRQIVELVTYGTSCHPVLLLVDDFEEFENVHGLQNSIQNAVAEKGLQFDTPLVIILNCMRSQDPVRSSKMMVLESIALKHQLTDAEQHSFESKLKEIEEQHTKPEDFYSFMIMKSNFDKKYVENVVHNLLKDFDIAKKQAQLISFLALLNWYVKDSSISVSKCEEFLGLGQVKTTFWGPEKFEDLIGPYNALLIRMEVEEYGRYQGIRIIYPLIASGCLEELKQSYHLPKSDIVLTLLRDNIFLQRGIGREKLLQDTYSMLITRQRKEHGDEANTLFSPLIEVVQNEEGSDKVINILTEASNKFDQSPFISQALARHFYLVRKDFDSALKWALKAKDRAKDNSYIRDTLGQVFKSKLKYKLDLAEHDKTTVVTPTQLKEFLDLAQSASEAFKQSQQLTEQKEVRADWHEWRTRSKPDMYNTSGYLGEIEVALYVMDIVRMVPFFSRKKERNEEELSAFLSGNMNLQHIEKTNNIDEELCSILYEYNRYLINIKTSMKTAFDFFEDYFVHFKTKNIEKEAAEVKVRRKVSDCFHKYCRVFCQSQKETISAKKMNPKLSLSLELEEHRKFLELHKADRFAGLLEFLTNSSETGDKMEKIVNSYQFILKNKTARLPKQKQNFILANIVLNCVKAKSKNIEAYAKLRDLLKEVLRDVEFNCGYVEPYFLGSLLFWPTKGNEAEEDCRLLLKCITAIRQSFRGCYGRMSHSKHPVAHFYLCKEQGLRRFTHKAKIDQIFRKMPNLNSLWQSGEIWKEPDVKRLLVRMKGRTGEDNKVYAEFGSVKIPVRPVYLGKLRSGLSIENVSFYLGFSMDGPIAYDIETTS